One genomic segment of Hordeum vulgare subsp. vulgare chromosome 2H, MorexV3_pseudomolecules_assembly, whole genome shotgun sequence includes these proteins:
- the LOC123427012 gene encoding eukaryotic translation initiation factor 4B1 yields MAKPWGGVGAWALDAEREDEEREHAASFPAPDPPAAAGGAASFPSLKEAVVAGGGKQKKKKGTTLSLSEFTTYGAAGAPRRAAPAEPKGLTPQEMMMLPTGPRERSEEEQDRSRGFRSYGGDRERGGGFDDERRPSRDSDLDMRSRADESDDWGKNKSFSPAPTDSGRRDRLSGASPLGRSDDIDNWSRDKKPLPSRYPSLGTGGGFRESPGGGFRESSGGGFRESSGGGFRESSGGGFRDSPGPSDSDRWVRGGVSAPTMTNNGDRPRLNLNPPKRDPSAAAVPAAEVTRSRPSPFGAAKPREEVLAEKGLDWRKMEGDIEKKTSRPTSSHSSRPNSAHSSRPGSPGSQVSAVGSEGAPRARPKVNPFGDAKPREVVLQEKGKDWRKIDLELEHRSINRPESEEEKNLKEEINLLKVDLKEIEAIVGDGSEQAKEVSEKISQMEKQLDLLTVELDDKIRFGQRPSSGAGRVAAFPPAGEEPHVAVAHMDRPRSRGGVETYPKPVEERWGFHGSRERGSFGGGGGSDRSSARQGW; encoded by the exons ATGGCCAAGCCCTGGGGCGGCGTCGGCGCCTGGGCGCTCGACGCTGAGCGCGAGGACGAGGAGCGCGAGCACGCCGCGTCCTTCCCCGCGCCCGACCCGCCCGCCGCCGCGGGCGGCGCCGCCAGCTTCCCCAGCCTCAAGGAGGCCGTCGTCGCCGGCGGCggcaagcagaagaagaagaagggcacCACCCTCTCCCTCTCGGAGTTCACCACCTATGGGGCCGCCGGcgcgcctcgccgcgccgcccccgCTGAGCCCAAGGGCCTCACCCCGCAGGAGATGATGATGCTCCCCACCGGCCCAAGGGAGCGCTCCGAGGAAGAGCAGGACCGATCCCGCGGGTTCCGCTCCTATGGCGGCGACAGGGAGCGCGGCGGCGGATTCGACGACGAACGCCGGCCCAGCAGGGATTCGGATCTCGATATGCGCTCCCGCGCCGACGAGTCGGACGACTGGGGCAAGAACAAGAGTTTCTCGCCGGCTCCTACCGACTCTGGCCGGCGTGATAGACTCAGTGGCGCGTCTCCGCTCGGCCGCTCAGATGACATAGACAACTGGTCGCGCGACAAGAAGCCACTCCCGTCGCGCTACCCTAGCCTTGGAACCGGCGGTGGTTTCCGTGAATCACCAGGCGGTGGTTTCCGCGAATCATCTGGTGGTGGTTTCCGCGAATCATCTGGTGGTGGTTTCCGAGAATCATCTGGTGGCGGTTTCCGTGACTCACCAGGGCCATCTGACTCTGATCGCTGGGTCCGCGGTGGCGTCTCTGCCCCTACTATGACCAACAATGGTGATAGGCCGCGCCTCAACCTCAATCCACCAAAACGTGATCCCTCAGCGGCTGCTGTGCCAGCTGCTGAGGTCACACGTAGCAGACCAAGCCCCTTCGGAGCTGCAAAGCCCCGTGAGGAGGTGCTGGCTGAGAAGGGCCttgattggaggaagatggagggTGACATTGAGAAGAAAACCAGTCGGCCTACTAGCTCGCACTCCAGTAGGCCGAACAGCGCACATTCCTCCCGCCCTGGGAGCCCTGGATCACAGGTCTCTGCAGTTGGGAGTGAGGGAGCACCAAGAGCACGGCCAAAGGTAAATCCATTCGGTGATGCCAAGCCACGGGAAGTGGTGTTGCAGGAGAAAGGAAAAGACTGGAGGAAAATTGACCTTGAGCTGGAGCATCGTTCAATTAATAG GCCGGAgtcagaagaagagaagaatttgAAAGAAGAAATCAACCTTCTCAAGGTGGACTTGAAGGAAATTGAGGCCATTGTAGGTGATGGTTctgagcaagcaaaagaagtgtcTGAGAAGATATCTCAGATGGAAAAGCAGCTTGATCTGCTTACAGTTGAGTTGGATGACAAAATTCGATTTGGGCAAAGACCTAGTTCTGGAGCGGGCAGGGTTGCAGCATTTCCACCAGCTGGTGAGGAACCACATGTTGCAGTTGCCCACATGGACAGACCTCGTTCCCGTGGTGGTGTGGAAACATATCCAAAACCAGTTGAAGAAAGGTGGGGATTTCATGGTAGCAGAGAAAGAGGCTCTTTTGGTGGAGGCGGAGGTTCAGACAG GTCATCAGCAAGGCAGGGATGGTGA